The nucleotide sequence GCTTTAGCAAGCCTCTCCGTGAATGATGATCTTTCACATGCACTTTAAAATGTTCTGTCAGATGGTTAATCCTTTCGGTTAAAAGGGCTATCTGAACTTCTGTCGATCCGGTATCCTTTTCATGCAGCCGGTATTTGTTAATAATCTCGCTTTTTTCTACCATACGACTTTTTTACTCCTCCTTACAATCACTATATTCTACATTATTGTATTTATTGTAATCATTTATATTCACAGTGCTATTTGCAGTCAAAAACAGTCAAGAAATAAATTATAAAAAGGGGGTATACTATTATTTCATTGTACCAATTTTATTAAGCTCTTCAATAAAAACTTTTTTGCACCTGTACCCCTTTTCATCCTTAACAGCCAGTGCCACCAAATGTTGCGTGCTCTGCGGCACAACCCTGAATATGCTACCGCCAGTTTC is from Spirochaetota bacterium and encodes:
- the rpsO gene encoding 30S ribosomal protein S15, which encodes MVEKSEIINKYRLHEKDTGSTEVQIALLTERINHLTEHFKVHVKDHHSRRGLLK